Proteins from a genomic interval of Lolium perenne isolate Kyuss_39 chromosome 1, Kyuss_2.0, whole genome shotgun sequence:
- the LOC127327203 gene encoding cleavage stimulating factor 64 isoform X2 translates to MTANQQAGEALAAHISGLTRPDMYDLMSQTKAMIEHDQERARRMLVENPEVTRALFRAQVVLGMVKTPKAEKPSDMAQPTVAQIAPPAPVKAAVKDHVNMSQTQLPTNHKNLQPSGPFPPGASNLTSSLDLPAMPVNPAQAKGYPINHMISASAPQSSQHPNVTMPPHAPPQYSNVPSHMPIVHSQPQQPMQNPGMFNQQLQPPLPQLPRPPSMQAYTHQMHQQVPNSFGQHMLQQPMYHPGGNPQNSYYTGQQQLTNQPPPLPNQPPPQLYQGQANSHVNSHYNSQSMQVDRSAPWGRGNQEASSAASHFPGQFPGLPGQMAQGIGTAQTGRPEAPLTADMEKMLVQQVLSMSPEQINMLPPEQRQQVLQLRDMLRQ, encoded by the exons ATGACGGCGAATCAGCAGGCGGGCGAAGCCCTGGCGGCCCACATCTCCGGCTTGACCCGCCCCGATATGTACGACCTGATGTCCCAGACGAAG GCCATGATCGAGCACGACCAGGAGAGGGCGCGCCGAATGCTCGTCGAGAACCCAGAAGTCACCCGCGCGCTTTTCCGG GCCCAAGTAGTTCTCGGAATGGTGAAAACACCTAAAGCT GAAAAACCTTCAGACATGGCACAACCAACAGTTGCTCAGATAGCTCCTCCTGCACCCGTTAAAGCTGCAGTGAAAGATCATGTTAACATGTCCCAAACCCAGTTACCTACCAATCACAAGAATTTGCAACCTTCTGGCCCTTTTCCACCTGGGGCTTCAAATCTGACATCATCTTTGGACCTTCCTGCTATGCCAGTGAACCCAGCACAAGCAAAAGGGTAccctatcaatcatatgatttctGCATCAGCACCCCAGTCATCTCAGCATCCAAATGTTACCATGCCTCCTCATGCTCCTCCACAGTATTCAAATGTGCCTTCTCATATGCCGATCGTTCATAGTCAGCCGCAACAACCTATGCAAAATCCTGGAATGTTTAACCAGCAACTACAGCCACCGTTGCCCCAGTTGCCTAGGCCACCTTCCATGCAGGCCTATACACATCAGATGCATCAGCAAGTACCTAATTCATTTGGTCAGCACATGCTGCAACAACCAATGTATCAT CCAGGTGGGAATCCACAAAATTCTTATTATACAGGTCAACAACAATTAACAAACCAGCCACCACCGTTGCCTAACCAGCCTCCGCCACAGCTATACCAG GGACAGGCCAATTCACATGTTAACTCACACTACAATTCTCAAAGTATGCAAGTCGATAGATCAGCTCCATGGGGACGTGGCAACCAAGAAGCATCGTCAGCTGCCTCCCATTTCCCTGGACAATTCCCAGGTCTACCTGGACAGATGGCCCAGGGGATTGGTACCGCCCAGACGGGTCGCCCAGAAGCACCT TTGACAGCTGACATGGAAAAGATGCTAGTACAGCAAGTCTTGAGCATGTCGCCGGAACAGATCAATATGCTGCCTCCGGAACAACGGCAGCAGGTGCTTCAACTACGAGACATGCTACGGCAATGA
- the LOC127327203 gene encoding cleavage stimulating factor 64 isoform X1, translating into MTANQQAGEALAAHISGLTRPDMYDLMSQTKAMIEHDQERARRMLVENPEVTRALFRAQVVLGMVKTPKAEKPSDMAQPTVAQIAPPAPVKAAVKDHVNMSQTQLPTNHKNLQPSGPFPPGASNLTSSLDLPAMPVNPAQAKGYPINHMISASAPQSSQHPNVTMPPHAPPQYSNVPSHMPIVHSQPQQPMQNPGMFNQQLQPPLPQLPRPPSMQAYTHQMHQQVPNSFGQHMLQQPMYHPGGNPQNSYYTGQQQLTNQPPPLPNQPPPQLYQQGQANSHVNSHYNSQSMQVDRSAPWGRGNQEASSAASHFPGQFPGLPGQMAQGIGTAQTGRPEAPLTADMEKMLVQQVLSMSPEQINMLPPEQRQQVLQLRDMLRQ; encoded by the exons ATGACGGCGAATCAGCAGGCGGGCGAAGCCCTGGCGGCCCACATCTCCGGCTTGACCCGCCCCGATATGTACGACCTGATGTCCCAGACGAAG GCCATGATCGAGCACGACCAGGAGAGGGCGCGCCGAATGCTCGTCGAGAACCCAGAAGTCACCCGCGCGCTTTTCCGG GCCCAAGTAGTTCTCGGAATGGTGAAAACACCTAAAGCT GAAAAACCTTCAGACATGGCACAACCAACAGTTGCTCAGATAGCTCCTCCTGCACCCGTTAAAGCTGCAGTGAAAGATCATGTTAACATGTCCCAAACCCAGTTACCTACCAATCACAAGAATTTGCAACCTTCTGGCCCTTTTCCACCTGGGGCTTCAAATCTGACATCATCTTTGGACCTTCCTGCTATGCCAGTGAACCCAGCACAAGCAAAAGGGTAccctatcaatcatatgatttctGCATCAGCACCCCAGTCATCTCAGCATCCAAATGTTACCATGCCTCCTCATGCTCCTCCACAGTATTCAAATGTGCCTTCTCATATGCCGATCGTTCATAGTCAGCCGCAACAACCTATGCAAAATCCTGGAATGTTTAACCAGCAACTACAGCCACCGTTGCCCCAGTTGCCTAGGCCACCTTCCATGCAGGCCTATACACATCAGATGCATCAGCAAGTACCTAATTCATTTGGTCAGCACATGCTGCAACAACCAATGTATCAT CCAGGTGGGAATCCACAAAATTCTTATTATACAGGTCAACAACAATTAACAAACCAGCCACCACCGTTGCCTAACCAGCCTCCGCCACAGCTATACCAG CAGGGACAGGCCAATTCACATGTTAACTCACACTACAATTCTCAAAGTATGCAAGTCGATAGATCAGCTCCATGGGGACGTGGCAACCAAGAAGCATCGTCAGCTGCCTCCCATTTCCCTGGACAATTCCCAGGTCTACCTGGACAGATGGCCCAGGGGATTGGTACCGCCCAGACGGGTCGCCCAGAAGCACCT TTGACAGCTGACATGGAAAAGATGCTAGTACAGCAAGTCTTGAGCATGTCGCCGGAACAGATCAATATGCTGCCTCCGGAACAACGGCAGCAGGTGCTTCAACTACGAGACATGCTACGGCAATGA